The region ACTGTTTCGTTGAATGTGATGTTCAGAAGCGGCGTGCGGTTTGCCGTAATTGTCGGCGGCGCGTCCACAGTAATCGAAGGAACTGCGAATGCAAAATACGCAAACAGAAACAGAGCAAAAATGCCAATAAACCATGCGCGTTTTCCAGAATGCGCCTTTGAATTCACAGGTACCAAACACTCCTTTAATTTATATTTGGGGGGGGGCGTTTATATCCTTTCGCGAACTTCTTTCGCTCTAGGCTTTAAAGGTGCTGCCTTTAAACAGATGCCTGCCTTTTTTGCAGTTTCAGCCCAAATCGGCGACGTTCACATCAAACTATGACTCTTAGCCCCTTCAGCATGTCCGTCAGCCATAACATCCTTTGCATTTCACTTCGGCGCGACACTAACGGTTCTGTTGGCGAACGCTATCGTTACCCGCCATCAAAATAGCTTCTCCATATCATTAATGTCGAAAAGCAATACATTCGGCTCCTTGAATTTTTCCTTGAAAGACTTGGCAAAGATAGCGTAATGCTCCTTTCTCACATCCCTTTCCCAGTCGACAAACTTTACCCTTTCCTTTAATTTGGTCAATATTCTTTTTGCGTCCAGTTTATCGTGCCATTTACATTCACAAAATAGGATTTCTTTTTTGCTCTCATTTAAGGCAATGATATCTATCTCATTGTCTTTATGCCACCAGTTGCCTATTTTCTCAATTTTAAACGGAGCAAGATTTTTTCTGTGCTGCGCCAGCAAGAACTCAGCACAAATTGCTTCAAATTTCCGTCCAACATATGTATTAAATTCAGCACCCATAATTTTTTCAATTGCTTCTGCCTTATTTTCCTCTATGTCTTCCTTGTGGGCGTAAATGAATTTAAACCAGAAATCAAAGAAGTTGTCGTTTATCTTGTATCTGGTGTCTCTTGTTTTCTCTTTTCTTAACGTCACTGGGTATATCTTCTCAATCAGATGAAGCGTAATCAACGTATCTATGTACTTTGACACCAGCGTTTTATCCAACTGCGTATGATTGGTTATCTCTCCAAAGGTTGTGTTGCCAAAGCTTATCGATTTCAGTATTGAGAAATAGTTTCTTGGCTCCCTTAGCTCTTCCCTCAGCAAAAATTCCGGTTCGATATAAAGAAAGCTGCCCCTGTTAAAAACCTTTTCTTTCAGGTTTTCAATAAGCTCTTTTTTGTCATCAAACTGCAACAGGTACTGCGGTATGCCATCCAAAACGGAAAAAGCCTTTATCTGGTTCTCAATATCGTACTTTGGAAGGAATTTCCTTGCATCCCCGAACTTAAGCAATTCAACATTCCACTGCCCGGTTCTTCTGCCATATAGCGGGTTTTTATATCCCATCAGGCTTTCCATCATGGAGATTGAGGAGCCGCAAAGTATGAGGAATACTTTGGTCTTTCTTAGATGTTCGTCCCAGATTTTTTGAAATATGGAGTCTATTGCCTTATTTCCTTCCATAAGGTACGAAAATTCGTCTATAACGAGAACAATCCGCTGGTTTCTGCACTTTTCTGCAAACTCCTTGAATAGCTCGACGTAATTCTCGAATTTTACTTTTTCAAACAGCGAGTCTTTCAGGAATTCTGCCATGTTCTTTTGCAGTTCCCTGATGTTTTCGGCTTCCGGCCTTCGGTCTGCTAAAAAATATATGGACTTCTTGTTTTTTATGAACTGCTTTATGATTTCTGTCTTTCCGACGCGCCGCCTTCCATAAAGGATTATGAACTCGGCAGAAGCCGAGCCAAATCGTTCGGATAAAAAGGC is a window of Nanoarchaeota archaeon DNA encoding:
- a CDS encoding ATP-binding protein, encoding MIQQFVDRDEELAFLSERFGSASAEFIILYGRRRVGKTEIIKQFIKNKKSIYFLADRRPEAENIRELQKNMAEFLKDSLFEKVKFENYVELFKEFAEKCRNQRIVLVIDEFSYLMEGNKAIDSIFQKIWDEHLRKTKVFLILCGSSISMMESLMGYKNPLYGRRTGQWNVELLKFGDARKFLPKYDIENQIKAFSVLDGIPQYLLQFDDKKELIENLKEKVFNRGSFLYIEPEFLLREELREPRNYFSILKSISFGNTTFGEITNHTQLDKTLVSKYIDTLITLHLIEKIYPVTLRKEKTRDTRYKINDNFFDFWFKFIYAHKEDIEENKAEAIEKIMGAEFNTYVGRKFEAICAEFLLAQHRKNLAPFKIEKIGNWWHKDNEIDIIALNESKKEILFCECKWHDKLDAKRILTKLKERVKFVDWERDVRKEHYAIFAKSFKEKFKEPNVLLFDINDMEKLF